The following is a genomic window from Anopheles aquasalis chromosome 3, idAnoAquaMG_Q_19, whole genome shotgun sequence.
GTGCCGAACCACACTCGGAACCGACCGAAATCCGTCGATCGTACCCCGAATCGGTCGAGATACGGCGCCCGTTGTAGTACTGATCGGAACCGCTCGATAGTTTGCGCAACGGATCAAATCCGGACGAGTATTTGCGCGGTGAAATGTTGGGACTGTCGGTGTGGTAGCCCGTGATCGATCCGGTTGAGTACTTCCGATCGAACCCAGTCCCGTTCGAGTCCATCGAGATGCGACGCTGCAGAAGatgtccttgctgctgctgctgctgctgttgctgctgctggagtagTTCCGGAGAGTTGGCGTACTTACGGTCATAGTTCGATCCAACCGAGTACTTGCGAGTAGGATCATTCGAACACTGGGACATCCGGCGGAATATCAGATCACTCGAACACTGCGAGATGCGGCGTGCATTGCACGTGCAAATGTCCGAACAGTTGGACGTGCGGCGTGACGGTGCCTCGGAACAGTTGGACGTCCGCCGTGACAGTGAGTCCGTGGCGGCCGATGAGCAAGCCGACGTACGCCGTGACATCTCACCACAGCTCGAGTAACCCTCGGAGCAGCTCGAGAACTTACGCGAAGCATCCGATCCCAGCGAGTACGCACTGGCGcgacgctgctgatgctgctgttgctggaaacACTCGAAAGTTTCGGCACCGAACGAGTACTTTCGGGGCTGGAGCGAGTGTGGCATGTACTGCTGGAGCGGTGCTGCCGGATTCGACTCCATCATGATCGTATTTGGctgcatcatcggcatcagtggttgcgcatgatgatgatgatggtactggGGCGGTTGATAGATCGTAGCACCACCCACCATCATGTCCGGTTTCGGGTAGAACCCAGAACCACGGCGCATCCGGAACCGATCGAATCCTTCACCACCGCGGCTACGCTCGATATCGTGCCCCGCGGCAAACTTGTAGCTCTCCACGAACTTCGTCACATTGGCCGCCTTCTTGCcagtcttcttcttcggtgcaACCAGCTCAAGCACCACAAACTCCGTCATCGACTGTGCACGGCGTGCCGAAGCCGATTCCGTGAACTCAACCAGCGCACACTcgttctgctgcagctccggATGTTTGTTAATGAACTGACGGACATCGGCCGGTATTGGGCCACCGGGGCGCAACACACGGATGAGCGAAATCTCGCCACACTTCGAGAACAACTCGGACACCTTCTCGACGGTGTACTTATCGTACGGAAGCCCTGTCGCCACGACCGTACGCGATGGTGTCGTCTCATCGTGCTCCGGCAACGCTTCCAACCGACGGATCTTCGTACCGAGATCATTCACCTCGATCTTCACGCTCCGACGCTTGATCGCGTATCCAACCACACGCCAATCTTTCGTCAGCTGACGAACCCGCTTGAAACTCGACACAAGCTTCAAGCTAACGAAACCTTCCTTGTTCCGACGGACGTGCTTCAACAGGAACGCATCCTTCAGGATGTTCTCGTTGG
Proteins encoded in this region:
- the LOC126577372 gene encoding uncharacterized protein LOC126577372, which translates into the protein MSDATSAATAVPSEAVKPMAKVTMSESSTTTTDSSSSSSNTTETMTMEVSSSSSSTATEVVRTIETVETATMTDEVEQQAPPQPQPEQRKESESISTSSSSSSTDAGQEPVEAEEEPDTLSPLMTDNHTFLQHQELMREVPSLISSSSSNSASSGSDREELQGGGSSSSNSSSPQHCHRRHYHHDEADGEEAHDYGIYDDEGDDDDEDDDELDDEDEMFMRDQEEDQDQQQSRNMKHSETKESISSIDSDVSLSYDRQNGSDSTSQLQQQHQVQQQQSEDTANAGSSSDDAAKDSGCEIVAKQTAPSGTGERSAADEEGGHEEELEDGESAEEAAFETPDDEMCEKIVEQVEFYFSNENILKDAFLLKHVRRNKEGFVSLKLVSSFKRVRQLTKDWRVVGYAIKRRSVKIEVNDLGTKIRRLEALPEHDETTPSRTVVATGLPYDKYTVEKVSELFSKCGEISLIRVLRPGGPIPADVRQFINKHPELQQNECALVEFTESASARRAQSMTEFVVLELVAPKKKTGKKAANVTKFVESYKFAAGHDIERSRGGEGFDRFRMRRGSGFYPKPDMMVGGATIYQPPQYHHHHHAQPLMPMMQPNTIMMESNPAAPLQQYMPHSLQPRKYSFGAETFECFQQQQHQQRRASAYSLGSDASRKFSSCSEGYSSCGEMSRRTSACSSAATDSLSRRTSNCSEAPSRRTSNCSDICTCNARRISQCSSDLIFRRMSQCSNDPTRKYSVGSNYDRKYANSPELLQQQQQQQQQQQGHLLQRRISMDSNGTGFDRKYSTGSITGYHTDSPNISPRKYSSGFDPLRKLSSGSDQYYNGRRISTDSGYDRRISVGSECGSAPRSRAGSILCSQHGTATVPGTGETVVRTPIGPDGSKGFGTRTRRVGVVLPA